In Methanobrevibacter wolinii SH, the sequence CCAGTTGTGCCACATGAACACTTCCAGTAGCCTGCCAAACTTCTGCTTTCTCTCTTAGTCTTTTCATGTTTTTAATGATTTCACTTGCATCAACAGTCAAGTCAGACTCAACAGGTTCGATCGTTTTAAGTTCAGATCTCCATCCACCTGCACTATCTGACATTACCCCCTGATATTCAAGTAACCTACATGCACATGCATGTTTACATCCACCTTCCCTTTCCTGTAGAATATCCTCACTTTCAAAATCCGCCTCAGGAGTATGGCAAAGTTTAGTATGTATTGTTACATTTTTATCTTCAACTTCAATATCAATAATATCATCAATTGACTTTATTAAACCATCACCTAAACAGTATCCTATTATAAAGTCTTCAAGATCTGTTGGATAAGTTGAAAATTTACGTGGTGGAAGCAAATCTATATGGAAATATATATTTTCATCTTCTACAGTTTTCTCTTCAACTTTTCTATATTCTCCATTCTCCCATCGAATAGCAGGTATTTTCTTAATGTATTCCATAAAAATCAAACCCTTAAAAAAATATTATTAAATTATTATTTAACTATAGTTATATTTAAAAATTTCTTAATAAATTAATAAAAATAATAAAAATAGAATCTGTTGAAATTCTATTTTCTATAAAAATTTAAACAGTAGTTAATATTTGAAAATCAATTTTAAGAAAGTTTATTCTAAAAATTTTAAGGATTTCAAAAAAACATCTAATATTAATGTAATATTTTTATCTTTCCAATTTAAATAACTTAAAAATTGATTTGCTGAATTAAAATAATTCTTTATCCCATTACAAAATTTACATTCATCAATGAAAAAAAATATTACTATATCATTAATATCAGTTTTTCTATTTTTATTATATGTTTCTGCAGTAATAGACAACTTCAAAAAGGAGTTAACATTGAAATTAATTTATCTCTTAATATTTCTCCATATTTTTCCATAATAAGTTCCATATAATTTTTCCCAAGATTTTATCTTTATTATAAATCAAATTTTAATAAATCATATTATTATTTATCTTAAATTTTTCATTATTAGAAAATTGTATATAATTGAAATAACTTACAAAGTAAACATATAATTTTTTCATCAGATTCATTGTATAAAAAAATAAGATATATACTTTCCTTTAGATTTACTTCCTATTTCTTTTTCAACATTACTTAATAATTTTCATTATAAACATCAATAGATATACTTTTTTTATAAAAATTTTAAAATGTGTATTACTGAAATCTAGTACATAGTCTTGTCAATTAATATATTTTCAATAATCTTTAAATCAATGATATTTATTCCCATAATAACAATCATTAAATTTTAAAAAAATATAAAACTGATTAAATCTTAATCATATATGTAAAATAATTAAACTAATTTTTATTATAATATTTATTAAGCAATTGTTTTACAGATTTTGCAATTGCCTGTGATAAAGCAGGAGGAACAGCATTTCCAACTTCTTCACAACGTTGTGTGTGGTTACCTACAAAAATATAATCATTTGGAAATCCTGTGATTGCTGCTGCTTCTCTGACAGTTATACTCCTATGTTCCTTCGGATGCAATGGAAAATTACTATGACCTGGAACTAATGTAGGACTTGGTTTATTACCATCTAACCTCATAGTACAACCTCTTGAATAGAATTTACTTATTTTTAAATCTTCAGGTAACTCATCCATATGGTTTGCGATATTGTCTCCTTCTGGTATATATTTAAAACGTTCAACTGTTTTAGGTGCATGATTCATAGGTTTATTATCAATGTCTTTTTTATTTGAATAATCTATAGTACTTAATGCATCATTTACTGTTCTTAAAGGTTTATATGTTTTTTTTAAATCATAAAAATCTTTATATTTTTTTATAAATTTTTCATCACCATATTCTGCTTTGGGATATTCATATTTAATATCAATATCATTTCTTACAGCAACAATAATCATTCTTTCTCTTTTAGTAGCTGCACCATAACAAGCAGCATTTAATATTTTATAATTTACAGTATAACCTAATTCATCATATAATCTTAAAATATCATCCATAACAGAAATTAAATAATTATTCTTTTTTAAATAACGTAACATTTTATTTTTTTTCTTTTTTATGACCTTACCTTTTTCTTCAAATTCTTTAGTTATTTTATTTTCTTTACGTAATTGTGCTTTTTTTCCCTTATAATTATCTAAAGATTGCCATAAATTATTAATTTTATTTTTAAGTTCTTCAGATGCATTTGATGATAAAACTTTAGCATTTCTTATTCCAGGAACATTTTCAATTATACTTACCTTAGGTTTTAATACAGACACAAATTCTAATTGTTTTCTATAATAATAATTTCTTTCATCATTAGGTGACCGATTTCCTGCTAAACTAAATCCTTTACATACAATTCCTCCAAATAGAACATCCAATTCACCAGGAGCCAATTTTGTTTCATTTAATATATCTTTAGGATTTACATCAACTATGTCTGTTTCATCAACAATAGCTGTTTTTTTAATTTTAGGGTTATTTTTTAATAATGTTTCTATTGCTACATGGGAAAAGTCATTTACATATTTACTTTCAAAACCTTCATTCTGGAATCCTAAATGTGATCCTCCAGCTCCTACAAATGTTTCACAAATAGTATACATTAAATACCTCCTTCAAAACGTTTTCTTAATAATTTTTGATAATTATTTATATAAACATAGGCTATACTAAATTTTTTTATTTTTTCTTCAATAATTTCATCTTTTAATTCATGAGGATTATAATTAAGTTTTCTTATTTTTTTTCTTGGTTCAAATGATATAATTCCATAATCATCTCTCATAATATTCAACCAGCTAGAAATATATCTTCCATCTGATTCTGTTAAATATAAAACATCCCTATTTTTATGATTTTTTCTAATAATATTAATAAATTCATGATTAGATAAATTTACTTCTTTATTATTTTTAAAACATTTTATTATTTCTTCAAAATAAGGTTCTACATAAGAATGATACATTTTAACCGCAAAACTTTCGTAATTATTTATCGCTAATTTTTTTCCAGCTTCAGTTAACAAATTATTTTTATTTGTTAATCCTAAATTTGAAATTGTTATAAATGCATTCCTCCAATTACCGTTATTAATAGTATTTGTTTTAATTAAAAAAACTTCGGATTTTATACGATCAACTTCAGTTAAACCTATTTCTTCTTGTAGCAATAAAAACTTAATTAAAATATAATACTCAAAAATTCGATTATCCCTGAAATAATATTGTGATATTGTAACTAAATTGTCTTCATTCTTATTTTCTAATTTTTTTAAATCATTTTTATTAATTCTACGGATTGCATAATTATGTTCATTTAATTCATAAATAACTGTTGTTTCAGGATATTTAAATCTAGAAATATTAAATTTATTATTTTTAATAACAGAACTTGGAAAAAAATATATAGTTTTAAAATTATTATCATCATATTTGAATGATTTATGAGCTACATTTTTTTCAAAGAAATATTCATATTGAAATAATTGTCCAATTCCTCTAACATAATCTGTTAAATTAATATTTCCTGCCTTACATTCAATAATAGCTTTTATTGTTTTTCCTTGAATTACCGTGAAATCAGCCGTAATTCCATTAATATACTTATCTTCTGGAATAAAAGTTACATCCTCATTAATACCCAATAAACTTTTTATACCCTCTTGAACAATTTCATTATGATTTACTAAATCTTGAACTTCATTTTCTGATAAATATTTAGCCATATTATCCCTATTCTTTTATTAAATTTAATAATATTCATCATTAACTATACATAAAAACAGTTAACTCAATAAGATTTATTAACCTTTAGTTAATCAATAACCCATTATTAATTAAAAATAAAATTATAAATTCAATTTAATCTTCATATTCAATTATTTTTTGTAAATAATCGCCTAGACGTTCTACTATTCCTACAACTAATGCATTTCCCATTAAGAAATATCTTCTTCTTTCAGTCATGGATTTTTCAGGAACATTAGTCCAGTTATCAGGAAACATTTGTATTCTTTCTGTTTCAACTGGTGTAAGTGACCTATATTTTCCTGTTTGAATATCTTTTATTACATGGGTACTTCTATTTACTGTACTTTCACTTGTAAGCATTGTTCTTGCTGGTCTATCAAGATAATCTGGAAATGCTACTGCTCCTTCTGAGTAATTGTATTCATGACCTGCAGCGTTTTTCCTTTTAAGTTTTTTAGATCCTTTGAGATATTTAATTTTATCTAGTTTTTCAC encodes:
- the fdhD gene encoding formate dehydrogenase accessory sulfurtransferase FdhD — encoded protein: MEYIKKIPAIRWENGEYRKVEEKTVEDENIYFHIDLLPPRKFSTYPTDLEDFIIGYCLGDGLIKSIDDIIDIEVEDKNVTIHTKLCHTPEADFESEDILQEREGGCKHACACRLLEYQGVMSDSAGGWRSELKTIEPVESDLTVDASEIIKNMKRLREKAEVWQATGSVHVAQLVYGDKYITREDVSRHVAVDKVIGAAAQRGYDLSRCYVTYSGRMPADMLIKVVRVGIPILVSNAAPAGSGYDIAEKGHITMVGFVRDNRFNLYTAPERVNLDK
- a CDS encoding DNA cytosine methyltransferase, which produces MYTICETFVGAGGSHLGFQNEGFESKYVNDFSHVAIETLLKNNPKIKKTAIVDETDIVDVNPKDILNETKLAPGELDVLFGGIVCKGFSLAGNRSPNDERNYYYRKQLEFVSVLKPKVSIIENVPGIRNAKVLSSNASEELKNKINNLWQSLDNYKGKKAQLRKENKITKEFEEKGKVIKKKKNKMLRYLKKNNYLISVMDDILRLYDELGYTVNYKILNAACYGAATKRERMIIVAVRNDIDIKYEYPKAEYGDEKFIKKYKDFYDLKKTYKPLRTVNDALSTIDYSNKKDIDNKPMNHAPKTVERFKYIPEGDNIANHMDELPEDLKISKFYSRGCTMRLDGNKPSPTLVPGHSNFPLHPKEHRSITVREAAAITGFPNDYIFVGNHTQRCEEVGNAVPPALSQAIAKSVKQLLNKYYNKN